A section of the Verrucomicrobium sp. GAS474 genome encodes:
- a CDS encoding phosphopantetheine-binding protein — protein sequence MIVKGIIERYLPAESKISIADTTPETLLAEDLGIDSLTMLEIVLSIEEALGFRIEDSELRNIRTMGDVTTFINKKISGEPTETASSAVVKKYDRDKIALIVPQQPPFLFIDEATIEGDSLTASYLLKGDELFFDGHFKDNPVVPAAIVFEALGQACCLWVLDEGAKRLDHPVASNEVVFASLDGASFHKRAKPGDRLDFEAKLLRLRAPVALFEGVVKVNGAKVAKINKLILAFGDIESLEKAAEAADAEEAAAVPAAA from the coding sequence ATGATCGTCAAGGGGATCATCGAGCGATACCTCCCCGCCGAGTCGAAGATCTCCATCGCCGACACGACTCCCGAAACCCTTCTGGCCGAAGACCTCGGCATCGACTCCCTGACGATGCTCGAGATCGTCCTCTCCATCGAGGAGGCCCTCGGCTTCCGCATCGAGGACAGCGAGCTGCGGAACATCCGCACCATGGGCGACGTCACCACCTTCATCAACAAGAAGATCTCCGGCGAGCCGACCGAGACCGCCTCCTCCGCCGTCGTGAAGAAGTACGACCGCGACAAGATCGCCCTCATCGTCCCCCAGCAGCCCCCCTTCCTCTTCATCGACGAGGCGACCATCGAGGGCGACTCCCTCACCGCCTCCTACCTCCTGAAGGGCGACGAGCTCTTCTTTGACGGCCACTTCAAGGACAACCCCGTCGTCCCCGCCGCCATCGTCTTCGAGGCCCTCGGCCAGGCCTGCTGCCTCTGGGTCCTCGACGAGGGCGCCAAGCGGCTCGACCATCCCGTCGCCAGCAACGAGGTCGTCTTCGCCTCCCTCGACGGCGCCTCCTTCCACAAGCGCGCCAAGCCGGGCGATCGCCTCGACTTCGAGGCGAAGCTCCTCCGCCTCCGCGCCCCCGTCGCCCTCTTCGAGGGCGTCGTGAAGGTGAACGGGGCCAAGGTCGCCAAGATCAACAAGCTCATCCTCGCCTTCGGCGACATCGAGAGCCTGGAAAAAGCGGCCGAGGCCGCCGACGCCGAAGAGGCCGCCGCCGTCCCTGCCGCCGCCTAG
- a CDS encoding NAD(P)-dependent oxidoreductase translates to MSETKVAILGLGIIGEAWAKNLEADGVPLALWNRTKKDRPHVVAEAADAARGATHVIVVVSDASAVGGVIDAIVPVLKPGQIVIQSSTITPEAVHEAEAKVRATGASFLDCPFTGSKPAAEKRETVYYIGGDDAVIEAARPVLQRLSKAILPIGGIGAASALKLAMNLNIAGVAQTLCESLSLARSAGIADEVYFSALKLNVSNSGIVALKERLIREEDFAPQFSLKHMYKDLRQAKTVAGRRHFPLLERLLEVYEAGTGRGFSDDDFISLIRLLERPKV, encoded by the coding sequence ATGAGCGAAACGAAGGTAGCGATTTTAGGCCTCGGAATCATCGGCGAGGCGTGGGCGAAGAACCTCGAGGCCGACGGCGTCCCGCTGGCGCTGTGGAACCGGACGAAAAAGGATCGGCCCCACGTCGTCGCCGAGGCTGCCGACGCGGCGCGGGGGGCGACCCACGTGATCGTCGTCGTCTCCGACGCGTCGGCGGTCGGCGGGGTGATCGACGCGATCGTCCCCGTCCTGAAGCCGGGCCAGATCGTAATCCAGTCGAGCACCATCACGCCCGAGGCCGTCCATGAGGCGGAGGCGAAGGTGCGCGCGACGGGTGCCTCGTTCCTCGACTGTCCCTTCACCGGCAGCAAGCCGGCGGCGGAAAAGCGGGAGACGGTCTATTACATCGGTGGCGACGACGCGGTGATCGAGGCGGCCCGGCCCGTGCTGCAGCGCCTCTCGAAGGCGATCCTGCCCATCGGCGGGATCGGGGCGGCCTCGGCGCTGAAGCTGGCGATGAACCTGAACATCGCCGGGGTGGCGCAGACCCTGTGCGAAAGCCTTTCCCTCGCCCGCTCGGCGGGAATCGCCGACGAGGTCTACTTCTCCGCGCTGAAGCTCAATGTCTCGAACTCGGGCATCGTGGCGCTGAAGGAACGGCTGATCCGGGAGGAGGACTTCGCGCCCCAATTCTCCCTGAAGCACATGTACAAGGATCTCCGGCAGGCGAAGACCGTCGCCGGACGCCGCCACTTCCCGCTCCTCGAACGGCTCCTCGAAGTCTACGAGGCCGGGACGGGGAGGGGGTTCTCCGACGACGACTTCATCTCCCTCATCCGGCTGCTCGAACGGCCGAAGGTCTAG
- a CDS encoding beta-ketoacyl-[acyl-carrier-protein] synthase family protein, with the protein MRRVVVTGLGFITSIGNSQAQVLESLRETKTGVGLFDEFAGADVPVKLGGIIKDFAFPTTDPEDWTIPPEYKLGRAQLRSMGPNAIFGFAAVQQAIAAAGLGPELVSHPRTGLLCSSAGSMWLMYDHLNVMVTRGIQKCQPLGMVASIPGTLNINLGALYKIKGSCWGIISACASSAHGLGSATDLIRMGRQDVMFVVGAEDNSKFTGLPFAGIRALSAATDPKLSPCAFDRKRDGFVFTGGGATLVLEELEHAKKRSANILAEVVGWGESSDGYNIMAPDPSGDGLARAMRNALDDAKLNPADIDYINAHATSTPPGDIAEIGAIKAVFGATTEGKKVPYVSSTKSLTGHGLCLAGAQEAGFTVLSLLEGFTPVSANITELDPGCAGVPVVDKPVDAAPRYAMSNSSGFGGANVSLLFKKWEGS; encoded by the coding sequence ATGCGTCGCGTCGTCGTCACCGGTCTCGGCTTCATCACCAGCATCGGGAATTCCCAGGCCCAGGTGCTCGAAAGCCTGCGCGAAACCAAAACCGGCGTCGGCCTCTTCGACGAATTCGCCGGGGCCGACGTCCCCGTGAAGCTCGGCGGCATCATCAAGGACTTCGCCTTCCCCACCACCGATCCCGAGGACTGGACGATCCCCCCGGAATACAAGCTCGGCCGCGCCCAGCTCCGCTCCATGGGGCCGAACGCCATCTTCGGCTTCGCCGCCGTCCAGCAGGCCATCGCCGCCGCGGGCCTCGGCCCCGAACTCGTCTCCCATCCCCGCACCGGCCTCCTCTGCTCCTCCGCCGGTTCGATGTGGCTGATGTACGACCACCTCAACGTCATGGTCACCCGCGGCATCCAGAAGTGCCAGCCCCTCGGCATGGTCGCCTCGATCCCCGGCACCCTGAACATCAACCTCGGCGCGCTCTACAAGATCAAGGGCTCCTGCTGGGGCATCATCAGCGCCTGCGCCTCCTCCGCCCACGGCCTCGGCAGCGCCACCGACCTCATCCGCATGGGCCGCCAGGACGTCATGTTCGTCGTCGGGGCCGAGGACAACTCGAAGTTCACCGGCCTCCCCTTCGCGGGCATCCGCGCCCTCAGCGCCGCCACCGATCCGAAGCTCAGCCCCTGCGCCTTCGACCGGAAGCGCGACGGCTTCGTTTTCACCGGCGGCGGGGCGACCCTCGTCCTCGAGGAACTCGAACACGCTAAGAAGCGGAGCGCGAACATCCTCGCCGAGGTCGTCGGCTGGGGCGAGTCGTCCGACGGCTACAACATCATGGCCCCCGACCCGAGCGGCGACGGCCTCGCCCGCGCCATGCGCAACGCCCTCGACGACGCGAAGCTCAACCCCGCCGACATCGACTACATCAACGCCCACGCCACCTCGACCCCGCCCGGCGACATCGCCGAGATCGGCGCGATCAAGGCCGTCTTCGGCGCCACCACCGAGGGGAAGAAAGTTCCCTACGTCAGCAGCACGAAGAGCCTCACCGGCCACGGCCTCTGCCTCGCCGGGGCGCAGGAGGCGGGCTTCACCGTCCTCTCCCTCCTGGAGGGCTTCACCCCCGTCTCGGCGAACATCACCGAACTCGACCCCGGCTGTGCCGGCGTCCCCGTCGTCGACAAGCCCGTCGACGCCGCCCCCCGCTACGCCATGAGCAACTCGAGCGGCTTCGGCGGGGCCAACGTCAGCCTCCTCTTCAAGAAGTGGGAAGGGAGCTAA
- a CDS encoding SDR family NAD(P)-dependent oxidoreductase, with translation MSTPKKVFLTGASAGIGLLTARTLAARGHHVWGTARKLENLPTDLPNFHPVVLNLNDREGIAAAFLAAEAEAGGTFDVLINNAGSGTFGPLEGFSDDEFKAQLDLLLFGPLDLVRAALPAMRAANRGLIVNVASLATEFPLPFLAPYSMSKAALSAMTEGLGIELAHTGIRLVDLRPGDFRTKFHDSTRRIELSPALAAAYAPNLEAAWNAIDKNMNNAPDPQQVADALVSIVEGKTKRPVVAVGDIFQARIAPFLVRLAHRAWVQWGLRLYYGLKTAKKAG, from the coding sequence ATGAGCACCCCCAAGAAAGTCTTTCTCACCGGGGCCAGCGCCGGGATCGGCCTCCTCACCGCCCGCACCCTGGCCGCCCGGGGCCACCACGTCTGGGGCACCGCCCGGAAGCTCGAGAACCTCCCGACCGATCTTCCGAACTTCCACCCCGTCGTCCTGAACCTGAACGATCGAGAAGGCATCGCCGCCGCCTTCCTCGCCGCCGAGGCCGAGGCGGGCGGCACTTTCGACGTGCTGATCAACAACGCGGGAAGCGGCACCTTCGGCCCCCTCGAAGGTTTCTCCGACGACGAGTTCAAGGCCCAGCTCGACCTCCTCCTCTTCGGCCCCCTCGACCTCGTCCGCGCCGCCCTCCCCGCCATGCGGGCCGCCAATCGCGGCCTCATCGTCAACGTCGCCTCCCTCGCCACCGAGTTCCCCCTCCCCTTCCTCGCCCCCTACAGCATGAGCAAGGCCGCCCTCAGCGCGATGACCGAGGGCCTCGGCATCGAGCTCGCCCACACCGGCATCCGCCTCGTCGACCTCCGCCCCGGCGACTTCAGGACAAAGTTCCACGACTCGACCCGCCGCATCGAGCTGTCCCCCGCCCTCGCCGCCGCCTACGCCCCGAACCTCGAAGCCGCCTGGAACGCCATCGACAAGAACATGAACAACGCGCCCGACCCGCAACAGGTCGCCGACGCCTTGGTCAGCATCGTCGAAGGAAAGACCAAGCGCCCCGTCGTCGCCGTGGGAGACATCTTCCAAGCCCGCATCGCCCCCTTCCTCGTCCGCCTCGCCCATCGCGCATGGGTGCAGTGGGGACTCAGGCTCTACTACGGGCTGAAGACGGCGAAGAAGGCCGGTTAA
- a CDS encoding glycosyltransferase family 4 protein, which yields MKPAWPSIVITHEYAPFRGGAGTFCAEVANAAFAAGIPVEVWAPGAVSAEDRRGVPVRRLGGRGSLRFWDQARFMAALWWRRREFRGKRLFLGSVGAHLAFLYFHRFGLLREVDAVPVFHGSEALRYRRSPGMFRAARRWLAGRAVYSSSRCAARLVEESGLLTSGQKVVVAPCALREAIRIDADRLLQEEAASPRAPLEIRPFRILTLARLHPRKGQIDTARALALLPSEVRRGLVYEVGGAGDPSYLREIQRVCREGNVPFAYLGEIPEGEMAGAFARCDLYVMSSRSLARSVEGFGMTYLEAGALGKAVVGYRSGGVDEAVKDGETGLLVEEGDVTALSKVLARLISDEALRARMGAAGKEWARKPDWTASARILFS from the coding sequence ATGAAACCAGCGTGGCCTTCCATCGTCATCACCCACGAGTACGCCCCTTTCCGGGGCGGGGCCGGGACGTTTTGCGCCGAAGTCGCCAACGCGGCCTTTGCCGCGGGGATTCCCGTCGAGGTCTGGGCTCCCGGCGCGGTCAGCGCGGAGGACCGGCGCGGGGTGCCGGTCCGGCGGCTCGGCGGGCGGGGCTCGCTCCGGTTCTGGGACCAGGCCCGCTTCATGGCGGCGCTGTGGTGGCGTCGGCGCGAATTCCGGGGGAAGCGGCTCTTCCTCGGGAGCGTCGGGGCCCATCTCGCGTTTCTTTATTTTCACCGGTTCGGCCTGTTGCGGGAGGTCGACGCGGTGCCGGTCTTTCACGGATCGGAGGCGCTCCGCTATCGCCGCAGCCCGGGGATGTTCCGCGCGGCCCGGCGGTGGCTGGCGGGGCGGGCGGTCTATTCGTCCTCCCGTTGCGCGGCCCGGTTGGTGGAGGAGAGCGGCCTGTTGACCTCGGGGCAGAAGGTCGTCGTCGCTCCCTGCGCCTTGCGGGAGGCGATCCGGATCGATGCGGACCGCCTGTTGCAGGAGGAGGCAGCCTCGCCCCGGGCTCCGCTGGAGATCCGTCCGTTCCGCATCCTCACGCTGGCGCGGCTCCATCCGCGCAAGGGGCAGATCGACACGGCGCGGGCCTTGGCGCTCCTTCCTTCGGAGGTGCGGCGCGGCTTGGTCTACGAGGTGGGCGGCGCGGGCGATCCCTCCTACCTGCGGGAGATCCAGCGGGTCTGCCGCGAGGGAAACGTCCCCTTCGCCTACCTCGGGGAAATTCCCGAAGGGGAGATGGCCGGCGCGTTCGCCCGGTGCGATCTCTACGTGATGAGCAGCCGTTCCCTCGCGCGGAGCGTCGAAGGCTTCGGGATGACCTACCTGGAGGCGGGCGCGCTCGGCAAGGCGGTGGTCGGCTACCGCTCCGGCGGCGTCGACGAGGCGGTGAAGGACGGGGAGACGGGCCTCCTCGTCGAGGAGGGGGACGTCACCGCGCTCTCGAAGGTGCTGGCCCGGCTGATTTCCGACGAGGCCCTGCGCGCCCGCATGGGCGCGGCAGGGAAGGAATGGGCGCGGAAGCCGGACTGGACGGCCTCCGCGCGGATTCTGTTCTCCTGA
- a CDS encoding LptE family protein, which translates to MKASLIAPCAALMLALGLGGCAGYRVGSVGGKNIQGVSTIYVPVIHNATLEPGMDVPTTSAIIRAFDQEGTLKTSGTNAADAELTVTIVSIGREQMQTEYLDVSSTTQLKISVSARVTCVNRRTGKKIVDNAEVSGVNSYFVGRDQVEAERQALPIAEQDLAKRIVALVVEGW; encoded by the coding sequence ATGAAGGCCTCCCTGATCGCGCCTTGCGCCGCGCTGATGTTGGCTTTGGGCCTGGGCGGCTGCGCCGGGTACCGCGTCGGCAGCGTCGGGGGGAAGAACATCCAGGGCGTCTCGACGATCTACGTCCCGGTGATCCACAACGCGACGCTCGAGCCGGGGATGGATGTCCCGACGACCTCGGCGATCATCCGCGCCTTCGACCAGGAGGGGACGCTGAAGACCTCCGGGACGAACGCCGCCGATGCCGAACTCACCGTGACCATCGTCAGCATCGGGCGGGAGCAGATGCAGACCGAGTACCTCGACGTCTCCTCGACGACGCAGCTGAAGATCTCGGTCTCCGCCCGCGTCACCTGCGTCAACCGCCGGACGGGGAAGAAGATCGTCGACAACGCCGAGGTCAGCGGGGTCAATTCCTACTTCGTCGGGCGCGATCAGGTCGAGGCGGAGCGTCAGGCCCTGCCGATCGCCGAGCAGGATCTGGCCAAGCGCATCGTCGCCCTCGTCGTCGAGGGCTGGTAG
- a CDS encoding 1,4-alpha-glucan branching protein domain-containing protein produces the protein MHSEPQGYLSLILHAHLPFVRHPEYENFLEEDWLYEAITETYIPLINMMDGLIDDGIDFRLTMSMTPPLCAMLLDPLLQGRYLRELERLIELSHKEIERTKNNAEFHELAWFYKNMLENCRYVFADKYGRNLITAFKKFQDAGKLEIITCGATHGYLPLMMDYPEAVRAQILVARDHYRECFGRDPRGIWLPECAFVPGLDKFLQEAEIRWFTVDSHGVLFAEPRPAYGIFAPIFTPSGPAAFGRDVESSKQVWSAEEGYPGDVNYREFYRDVGFDLDYDYIRPYIQPNGQRKFVGLKYYKITGKTPQKQAYRPQVAREIAASHAGNFVFNRQQQIEHLRGVMGRPPIVLAPYDAELYGHWWFEGPQFLNFFLRKTACDQNVFKTITPSEYLAKYPTQQIATPSASSWGDKGYWEVWLGPTNDWIYTHLHRAAERMISIARANANAYGLTDRALKQAARELLLAQSSDWAFIMKMGTMVPYAVKRTKDHLLRFNRICDEIERNQIDEAFLGNCEWRDNIFPNVNWRYYL, from the coding sequence ATGCATTCCGAGCCTCAGGGCTATCTCTCGCTGATCCTCCACGCGCATCTTCCCTTCGTCCGCCACCCCGAGTACGAGAACTTCCTCGAGGAAGACTGGCTCTACGAAGCCATCACCGAGACCTACATCCCGCTCATCAACATGATGGACGGGCTCATCGACGACGGCATCGACTTCCGCCTCACCATGTCGATGACGCCGCCGCTCTGCGCGATGCTCCTCGATCCCCTCCTCCAGGGCCGCTACCTCCGCGAGCTGGAGCGCCTGATCGAGCTCTCCCACAAGGAAATCGAGCGGACGAAGAACAATGCCGAGTTCCACGAGCTCGCCTGGTTCTACAAGAACATGCTCGAGAACTGCCGGTACGTCTTCGCCGACAAATACGGCCGGAACCTCATCACCGCGTTCAAGAAATTCCAGGACGCGGGCAAGCTCGAGATCATCACCTGCGGCGCCACCCACGGCTACCTGCCGCTGATGATGGACTACCCCGAGGCCGTCCGCGCCCAGATCCTCGTCGCCCGGGACCATTACCGGGAATGCTTCGGCCGGGACCCGCGCGGCATCTGGCTCCCCGAGTGCGCCTTCGTCCCCGGCCTCGACAAGTTCCTCCAGGAGGCCGAGATCCGCTGGTTCACCGTCGACAGCCACGGCGTCCTCTTCGCCGAGCCCCGGCCCGCCTACGGCATCTTCGCCCCGATCTTCACCCCGAGCGGCCCCGCCGCCTTCGGCCGCGACGTCGAGTCGAGCAAGCAGGTCTGGAGCGCCGAGGAAGGCTACCCGGGCGATGTCAACTACCGGGAATTCTACCGCGACGTCGGCTTCGACCTCGATTACGACTACATCCGCCCCTACATCCAGCCGAACGGGCAGCGGAAATTCGTCGGCCTCAAATACTACAAGATCACCGGCAAGACCCCGCAGAAACAGGCCTACCGCCCCCAGGTCGCCCGCGAGATCGCGGCCAGCCACGCCGGGAACTTCGTCTTCAACCGGCAGCAGCAGATCGAGCACCTGCGCGGCGTCATGGGCCGTCCCCCCATCGTCCTCGCCCCCTACGACGCGGAACTCTACGGCCATTGGTGGTTCGAGGGGCCGCAGTTCCTGAACTTCTTCCTCCGCAAGACCGCCTGCGACCAGAACGTCTTCAAGACGATCACGCCGAGCGAATACCTCGCGAAGTACCCGACCCAGCAGATCGCCACCCCCTCGGCTTCCTCGTGGGGCGACAAGGGCTATTGGGAAGTCTGGCTCGGGCCGACCAACGACTGGATCTACACCCACCTCCACCGCGCCGCCGAGCGGATGATCTCGATCGCCCGCGCGAACGCGAACGCCTACGGCCTCACCGACCGCGCGCTGAAGCAGGCCGCCCGGGAACTCCTGCTCGCCCAGTCGAGCGACTGGGCCTTCATCATGAAGATGGGAACGATGGTCCCCTACGCCGTGAAGCGGACGAAGGACCACCTCCTCCGCTTCAACCGCATCTGCGACGAGATCGAGCGGAACCAGATCGACGAGGCCTTCCTCGGCAACTGCGAGTGGCGGGACAATATCTTCCCGAACGTCAACTGGCGGTATTACCTCTAG
- a CDS encoding aminotransferase class III-fold pyridoxal phosphate-dependent enzyme yields the protein MGRDFSQSLALFERASRVIPGGIYGHTTPAAVLPGRSPYYAVRASGSRYWDVDGNEYIDYMCGYGPIVLGHGHPGVEEAAERQRREALCVNHPGPVMIELAEYLVDRVDFASWAVFGKNGSDMTTWAIQVAREQTKRKKILKIAGAYHGIAPWCTPGHAGVIEEDTAHIHTFPWNDLDAFTARLKEFRGEIAGVILTPFHHPAFSPSILPADGFLRGVEEACRREGIVIILDDIRAGFRLHHGGSHRYFGFEPDLICFCKAIANGHPLSAALGRKDLRIAASKVFLTGSYWNSPPPMAASLACLQLLEKENGVEIMKIRGQALMDGLTAAGAKHGYTILSSGPPAIPYPTFADDADFRRQQRFCAEVTARGAFFHPHHNWFLSTAHTEADIAETVRIAEEAFAVVREIEVSQK from the coding sequence ATGGGCCGCGACTTCTCCCAATCCCTCGCCCTCTTCGAGCGGGCCTCCCGCGTCATCCCCGGCGGCATCTACGGCCACACCACCCCCGCCGCCGTCCTCCCGGGCCGCTCCCCCTACTACGCCGTCCGCGCCTCCGGCTCCCGTTATTGGGACGTCGACGGGAACGAATACATCGATTACATGTGCGGCTACGGCCCCATCGTCCTCGGCCACGGCCACCCCGGCGTCGAGGAAGCCGCCGAGCGCCAGCGCCGCGAGGCCCTCTGCGTGAATCATCCCGGCCCCGTCATGATCGAGCTGGCCGAGTACCTCGTCGACCGCGTCGACTTCGCTTCCTGGGCCGTCTTCGGCAAGAACGGCTCCGACATGACCACCTGGGCCATCCAGGTCGCCCGCGAGCAGACCAAGCGGAAGAAGATCCTCAAGATCGCCGGGGCCTACCACGGCATCGCCCCCTGGTGCACCCCCGGCCACGCCGGAGTCATCGAGGAAGACACCGCCCACATCCACACCTTCCCGTGGAACGACCTCGACGCCTTCACGGCCCGGCTGAAGGAATTCCGGGGCGAGATCGCCGGGGTCATCCTCACCCCCTTCCACCATCCCGCCTTTTCCCCCTCCATCCTCCCCGCCGACGGCTTCCTGCGCGGCGTCGAGGAAGCGTGCCGCCGCGAAGGGATCGTCATCATCCTCGACGACATCCGCGCCGGGTTCCGCCTCCACCACGGCGGCTCCCACCGCTACTTCGGCTTCGAGCCCGATCTCATCTGCTTCTGCAAGGCCATCGCCAACGGCCACCCCCTCTCCGCCGCCCTCGGACGGAAAGACCTCCGGATCGCCGCCAGCAAGGTCTTCCTCACCGGCAGCTACTGGAACAGCCCGCCTCCCATGGCCGCCTCGCTCGCCTGCCTCCAGCTGCTGGAAAAGGAAAACGGCGTCGAGATCATGAAGATCCGGGGCCAAGCCCTCATGGACGGCCTCACCGCCGCCGGGGCGAAGCACGGTTACACGATCCTCTCCTCCGGCCCCCCCGCCATCCCCTATCCCACCTTCGCCGACGACGCCGACTTCCGCCGCCAGCAACGCTTCTGCGCCGAAGTGACCGCCAGGGGCGCCTTCTTCCACCCCCACCACAACTGGTTCCTCTCCACCGCCCACACCGAGGCCGATATTGCCGAGACGGTGCGGATCGCGGAGGAGGCGTTTGCTGTGGTGCGCGAGATTGAGGTCAGCCAAAAATAG
- the bamD gene encoding outer membrane protein assembly factor BamD, which produces MGRRFLLFALLGLGAALSFPVPAGAALVWRSGEGWVDESSGAGLSASSSRDQLEIAKKLEADQKFDDALKAYRILVRKWPLSFFAPEAQFKIGFCLEKKADFWNAYKAYQKMIQKYPASTFFEQALDREFAIGNLYLAGEPQRLMRIPLGPSMDRTAEIFENIIKAAPYGEHAAEAQFKIGLAREKQKKFPDAVASYTKILDKYPGHPVATDAQYQIGYAWYIASREPEYDQSAAQKAIEAFEDFIVRYPNSEKVAAANTHIALLKGKETQGSFNIARFYEKDKQYKAAYIYYNDVIQRNPDSAQAKEARKKVEQLRPLVGAGTTDVPMPTGGEAAPPAPSPAAPSVGSPVLNPVGEAN; this is translated from the coding sequence ATGGGTCGTCGTTTTCTCCTGTTCGCCTTGCTGGGCCTCGGTGCCGCGCTCTCTTTTCCCGTACCGGCCGGCGCGGCCCTGGTGTGGCGTTCCGGCGAGGGCTGGGTCGACGAGAGCTCCGGCGCGGGCCTTTCGGCGTCGAGTTCCCGCGACCAGCTCGAGATCGCGAAGAAGCTCGAGGCCGATCAGAAGTTCGACGACGCCCTGAAGGCCTACCGCATCCTCGTCCGCAAGTGGCCGCTCTCGTTCTTCGCCCCCGAGGCCCAGTTCAAGATCGGCTTCTGCCTCGAGAAAAAGGCCGACTTCTGGAACGCCTACAAGGCCTACCAGAAGATGATCCAGAAGTACCCGGCCAGCACCTTCTTCGAGCAGGCCCTCGACCGGGAATTCGCCATCGGGAACCTTTACCTCGCGGGCGAGCCGCAGCGCCTCATGCGGATCCCGCTCGGCCCCTCGATGGACCGCACCGCCGAGATCTTCGAGAACATCATCAAGGCCGCTCCCTACGGCGAGCATGCCGCCGAGGCCCAGTTCAAGATCGGCCTGGCGCGGGAAAAGCAGAAGAAATTCCCCGACGCCGTCGCCTCCTACACGAAGATCCTCGACAAGTATCCCGGCCATCCCGTCGCCACCGACGCCCAGTACCAGATCGGCTACGCCTGGTACATCGCCTCCCGCGAGCCCGAGTACGACCAGAGTGCCGCGCAGAAGGCGATCGAGGCCTTCGAGGACTTCATCGTCCGTTACCCGAACAGCGAGAAGGTCGCCGCCGCGAACACCCACATCGCCCTCCTCAAGGGGAAGGAGACGCAGGGGAGCTTCAACATCGCCCGCTTCTACGAGAAGGATAAGCAATACAAGGCGGCCTACATCTATTACAACGACGTGATCCAGCGGAACCCCGACTCGGCGCAGGCGAAGGAAGCCCGCAAGAAGGTCGAGCAGCTCCGGCCCCTCGTCGGTGCCGGGACCACCGACGTGCCGATGCCGACGGGAGGGGAGGCCGCGCCGCCCGCTCCCTCGCCCGCGGCCCCCTCCGTCGGCTCGCCGGTCCTCAATCCCGTCGGGGAGGCGAACTGA
- a CDS encoding DUF4912 domain-containing protein, whose translation MAKKTSEGASRRSQARTKSERVAAEKAAPVLRKSPRVAASLRPADPQLSARPVVQSVDPEAYKFVLTPPPMAHHEVPAYEHLGELPESYGTKKVYLVARDPYFLFAYWDLTGDQFRDLAHQASDGKVFLVLLSENGNRVQQIEIGPWAKHWYLHTHNPGATYYAELGFFRDGKFEVVSRSGKTKTPRDTVSPNTKGRFVTLPFHIPFRNLLEMIRAHMNPGEELVETLGRLQEEGFTFPFEVFENEADPGDGVYDYLGDEIHRTHRVGSHDITEVLRRRMEQNRSTSSGQWPIVGPMPSSHTTPLGSSFGAPRNFFMHVNAELIIYGGTDPKAKVRIDGRNIALKEDGTFTFHFNLPDGQFHIPIEAVSPDGVERRSALLSFLRLSEFIGQVDATSQTPRPEPFGRFA comes from the coding sequence ATGGCAAAGAAAACCTCTGAAGGAGCCTCGCGCCGCTCCCAGGCGCGGACGAAATCGGAACGGGTCGCCGCCGAAAAGGCCGCCCCGGTACTCCGCAAATCCCCCCGCGTCGCCGCCTCCCTCCGTCCCGCCGATCCGCAGCTCAGCGCCCGCCCCGTCGTCCAGTCGGTCGACCCCGAGGCCTACAAGTTTGTCCTGACCCCGCCGCCGATGGCTCATCACGAGGTTCCCGCCTACGAGCACCTCGGCGAGCTCCCCGAATCCTACGGCACGAAGAAGGTCTATCTCGTCGCCCGCGATCCCTATTTCCTCTTCGCCTACTGGGACCTCACCGGCGACCAGTTCCGCGACCTCGCCCATCAGGCGAGCGACGGCAAGGTCTTCCTCGTCCTCCTCTCGGAGAACGGCAACCGCGTCCAGCAGATCGAGATCGGGCCGTGGGCGAAGCACTGGTACCTCCACACCCACAACCCCGGTGCGACCTACTACGCCGAGCTCGGCTTCTTCCGCGACGGGAAGTTCGAGGTCGTCTCCCGCTCCGGCAAGACGAAGACCCCGCGCGACACCGTCTCGCCGAACACGAAGGGCCGCTTCGTCACCCTTCCCTTCCACATCCCCTTCCGCAACCTGCTGGAGATGATCCGCGCTCACATGAACCCGGGCGAGGAACTCGTCGAGACTCTCGGCCGCCTCCAGGAAGAGGGCTTCACCTTCCCCTTCGAGGTCTTCGAGAACGAGGCCGATCCCGGCGACGGCGTCTACGACTACCTCGGCGACGAGATCCACCGCACCCACCGCGTCGGCTCCCACGACATCACCGAGGTCCTCCGCCGCCGCATGGAGCAGAACCGCAGCACCAGCTCCGGCCAGTGGCCCATCGTCGGCCCGATGCCGAGCAGCCACACCACCCCCTTGGGCTCCTCCTTCGGCGCGCCGCGGAACTTCTTCATGCACGTCAACGCGGAGCTGATCATCTACGGCGGCACCGATCCGAAGGCGAAGGTCCGCATCGACGGGCGGAACATCGCGCTGAAGGAAGACGGCACCTTCACCTTCCACTTCAACCTCCCCGACGGCCAGTTCCACATCCCGATCGAGGCCGTTTCCCCCGACGGCGTCGAGCGGCGCTCGGCCCTCCTCTCCTTCCTCCGGTTGAGCGAGTTCATCGGGCAGGTCGACGCCACCTCGCAGACGCCCCGCCCGGAACCCTTCGGCCGCTTCGCCTGA